CACATCCTGAATCATTTGATATCAATGGAATTAGACCTTCTGTGTTTAACTCTGCATAGAGCTTCAATAATGCCACATCTATTTCCTAAAAGAACAGAAATAATATTAGTCATTGTTGTTTGCATTCAAAATAATTAGGTTATGATTAAgatcacagagagagagagagagagagagagagagagagagagagagagagagagagagacctacAGTTTGTTATGCAAAacaataagtacatgtacctgtttataTCCTACTGCTAATTTTGTTCCTTTAATTTCCTCTAAGTATGAACACAAGAAGTCTTTATATTGCATGATTAAGTCCTCGTTCCCACGACATAGCTGATTGATGTCAGCAATCTCGTGCAGCGGGGGTGCACAGCGGGTAAAACTGCTGTTGGAGGGCAAGAATTTTGGATACAGACAAATCACCTGCAAATATGAAGACAAAACTTTACAATCAGTGACAAGCAAACATATCACATGAAAAAAATGAGAACTTTTTAAACAGCACCTATTCTGATAATAATTACTTACACTGGTACTTACCAGTAagtcttaaaaaatttaaaactcaatATCTCTTTTAACTAAATACAAATGAATATGACCAAGCACCTCAAATGTatacaaaatatgatatttttttaattgccaataactaattaattaattaatgtacaatAAGTAATTCTCCTGTACATTAGAACCCCCCAGAAAATCAAATGAGCAGTGAAGAATCATCTTGTAGTCATCATTATAACGTTGTGTTTTATCATTAGTTACCTCTCTAGCATCTGTTTCTCCACTTTTAAATAATTCCAGTGCCTCTTCAAATTTTTGTTGGGAGAATTCAATAAAAGCTGCCTGTTGTTGAAATCTCTTGTATATCTGAAAATGTTCACAGTTTTATTATGATTCAATAacattaaactacatgtacggTAACTCATACTATTTTTTCCAGACTAAAAAAGAGAAGACTTTCTGAGGAACCCCTATACACTTCAATTCATTGGCTTTTTTACACTTAGTCCAAGAGTTATTTGCCCTTAGATGATAATATATCATTCATTTCAGAGCAGtatttatcatataatatcCTATATTCTTGCACATTCAATTTAGTCTTTCTCtgcattttgttcaaatttgaatttttcaaaattgattccaacatgtattttgttttggtttggatttgatttctctctctctctctctctcctctctctctctctctctctcctgcatttttttttttaccaataaagGCATAAAGATACTATGCTATTTTGTTGATTActttattcaataaattttccaatttcttgtaaaaaaaaaaaaaaaaaaaaaaaaaaaaagctcttGTGACATGAAAAAGTCAAAACAGGAGGATAATGCATTTTATATCTCAGTTATGACCTTTAAAacacttttgaaataatataaaaattgattttttaatcaaactaagattattgttaattttttgaacAAGCTATAATCTCTGTTGCACAAAAGTATTTAATTACTTTCAAGatgcatttatatattttatagaatCATCATGTTTTTactgatttactttttattcacAACTCTAGATAATAaactaaaattttatatattgtaaaagtAAACCAATAATCAggatgtgtaaaaaaaaaaatcatttgtaatgATTTGTACTGTATAGAATTTTGACTCCCTATCTTGGGGAAATATAAGAAATGGTAGAACTTAGGATTTTATACAAATGTGCCAGGTACATTAATAGAGTCAGTATAGTCCCcaacatgtaaattataataaagTGATCTATAACAGTCATATGTGTATACTTCATTAGAAATTCAGGCAAAGActaaagataaataaatcataactTTCTCAATCTTCATTGAACTCATTACCCCAGTAAATTTTCACTGTGTTGTTATATGATCCAATGTTTACCTTATTAATTTTATCCCTGCTGAGTCCACttttattggcatttttggCCAGGTCCAGAGCCTCTGTCACTCTTTTATCTGCCAAGAGAGCTTGTACCTACAATGTTATCAAATGAGGATGATATCAATGTCTGCAATATTTGAATCAAacattatcaataaattttaaagctttCAAAATGATTCACTGTGAAATCATGAACATTATAAACATATAATGTAAAAGAATCAGGTTTCAGGGATTTACTGGGTATTCCTAACCCACAAACTTACAAACTATGGTAAACAAATTATGTAGCATTACACTTTTTCATTATGTATTACAAAAAAGTGAATCTAACTGTAccaaaaatcatgtttttaaaaaaaatggtaatcCACAAAATTTTTTCCATCTCAAATGTTTCTACAGTATAATGTAAATGATAGTAAGGTGGACAGTAAGTGATTAATATACACACTTGTTTTTCCCAAGCCACTGGGACTAAGGAATAGACAGCTCGGCCTGATGCTATAAACACTTTGCCATCAAAGTTTTCCAAGTAAACACCGCCCTGGAATGGAATAGTTTGCTTCTGCTGTTGGTCAAGGATGCTGAAAAAGAAAGATACCACACAATGCAGCTAGAAAATCTATGGTTACCtgccactttttaaaaaaaaaataaagtgctATTAAAAtgagttggttttttttcattaaagagtAAAAAAGCCAAACAATAACCAAATGcatttatatatctttaatgTCACAACATCAAAGGACCAGTTTGGAACTCTTCttatcaacaaattaaaatctacaggTAACCAATCAGAATTGACAGGTAACCAATCAGAATTGACAGGTAACCAATCAGAATTGACAGGTAACCAATTTCTCGTGAGCCAGATCAAGTGCATGTTGTACCTGTACAATGGCTGAATGTGTACCTGTGAACAGTGATAAACTCGTCATTCATGGCAATGATGTAGGGGTGTAGGTAGCTGATACTGGCCAGATTGTCGGACCACTGGAGGGGAGGTCTCTGAGATATCCCGTCAGACGTCACAAACATCCCCAGGGCACTGGGACCACCCAACAGGAATTCTTCCTAAACAATACCAAATCAAATACGCATGTCCATTGAAAATcctttgttttaagaattttttgttaCTAAATGGATAAATTTCTGAGGCAAATTTCATTTACCtagtactgtaaaccaatttatttgtattgtatcaGTACACATTAGTTTTTATTAGTTACTGACTGAATGCAAACTGATCAATTTCAATTATTATCTATAGGCAGGTAgacattatattcattttatacagAAAAGAACACTGTTTCACAAcaataaaggactatgtgcggtatggtcaagtatctgcccccgatttcaaccaatttttaaatagtatcgtataaaaatgaaatcttcacaaatcattgtaaagaggatgcctataactttaataatgattttagtcatcattgctcactccctgtttatctatgacgtcacctaaatgacctaattcccgcaaatttgcaaacaaatgaagatattctcatttttgctctatattttgcattcggaagtatagagcgcaggtctgctcaagtgcgattttaacatatgctttttcttcagatagttatacatattatactaaaaaatggtacttgagcaagcctgcgctcgatgtttcccagtcgaataaccatcggaaaacacccatattttgctacaaaacatcaatttatcaaaataatgcaatattcatgacgtcatttctacattatgacgtcactgtggtgataaccttttacaccattatttccaatatgattttaactatctttcaccttattttaaagctctttctaaaactttgattttggggggcaaaaattgcataaaaccgcacttagtccttttgCCGATTTCATTGCATTCAATATCTAGTAAATGATGCCtgagtgtctttttggtgctagaaccattatgacgtcataattgatatGATcaatcttttcccgtattttacagctttaaaggaattatgtagaaaataaagcaatattttgacattctatatttaatcacgggaaaagtaatcccggtacatatattcaatttgacatcattttaaagaggaggtcaagaccTTGTTTGATGCCGTTTTTGGAGATACTGTAGGcaatctagatatatttcattagtcaaaaatagacaaaactccgagatttgttacttttatctttcatatttcatagaaaatggttgtttaaaacatgatttttcattgtgtttaccaaaaatttaagccccggtacatcctatgaaacaaagatattgttatgaagcatcattaaaagaatttatatcttgaatttcataaatctGTAGGCACCTtacatttactagatcttgaccttaaagtATAATGATAATAAAGCTACATCTTGAAGCAGTAAATTTCTAACCTTGCCCACCCTCTTGATCAGGGGTCTACTGTTCTCATTATCGTAAGGGAACAGACTCTGTTCATAACCCGTGTCTGTATTGATCATAGAGTATTGTGATGTCATGGCAACACAAACAAAGGGACTGTCCAAATCCTGTTGATGATAAAAAGAGTATgcaaataaatctttttttggCATCATTTCACTTTATTGTTTGATGACAAACGAAGTAAAGTGTacacaaaacaaagaaaatgatatGGGAaatacttgtattataacatttttaaagtgcTATCGAATTCCTCCATATATTGGCGTACTTCctattaaaataatcaataaaatcaagttaaattttaattttttctgtcTTCAAATTGCtaactttccaaaaaatttaaaatgttttttctctcaaatattgtaaattttaaatttcaggtgaaattattttgattatagagtacttttatcaacattaatatcgacaggtgtcccataccaccatAAAATAATATCAGCAATGGGGTTAAGTACTATATTTGTGATTTAGAAATTAACATATGATGGTGTGTTTACCAATTCAACTGCAGGTTCTGAGAGAGAAACATCCCTTAGATGAATAAACTTATCTTCTGTGACAGTGTAAAACTGAAGCTGTTTTTTCCGAAGGGCAACACAAATCTACAGTATAAAGAAACAatcacaaaatacatgtacttataaccatacatgtatgcttGTGCATCATCAGCTTAAGAAGTAGagtgattttgtttattaagaCCACAAAACCATGTAGTACTAGGATCAATAAATATACCTCAACACTGAAAGGGCTGCTGTTTTGTGGGTTCTCATTAAAACAGAAACAGTTCACTCCCTTGATCTTGGCTCCTCCCATTACAGGCTACAATTTAAATAGGAGTGTCAATCAAACAGAAACTGAGTTCAAATCTTCAAACATATATTGGGTACTGCTGCCTACTTGTGATGTGTTTGCTTTGATCATTGGAGTGAGTGCAAACCCATTATGGCCATTCTGtctcttttatttcatttttactttatgCAAAAAGATTTGTGTCAATTTAGTGTACCGGTACGTGACATAAACTTACTAGAATGTCAGAATCTCATCAAGATGCAAAATCTCATGCACTCAGTTTATATCACAGTAACaaaatctatctatctatcataaGAACTTGTATTAAAAACTTGATTGTATAACATAAACAAAGTATAACTTGATAAAAGCTCCCATTTCATGACTAAAATGCAGATCTTCAGAATTTTCCCTTCATGTTTATATCTGTAAAACTTGCTATGTGTACTTTCATACACAGATAAACAAGATAAACGTTGATAGCACAATGGTAAAAAATCCAATTAATAGAACAATTTGTCTTACCTCCAGATCTAACATGTTCAACATGGATATCGTATTGTCACACAACACCATGATTCGATTCAGGGCAGATGCAGATTTTATCTGAACTATTGGCTTTTTCTggataataaatttttttttgagaaaatcATCAGTTAAAATACCAAAGTTATAAATAACTTTACTGTCTCTCAGTAcattacatttcatttatacatgtatgaacattATATTCTTTAGCTCACATTTAAAACTGCATCGTTCAATGCCATAATTAATGTAACCTGCTTTAGAATTTATTCCTTTTGGTTATGCAAAAGTTTGATAAAAAGGTGAAAAAGTGACATCAAAGAGGATTGGTTACCTTACAGATATGAgtactattaaaaaaataattcaacacaCTTACTAAAGCAAGATATTTGTGTCCTATTTTATCACAATGAAAGGTAACTTTTCCAGATGGCTGGGTTCTTTCTTCAATTGTGTAATGCACAACAAAgctaaaaatataaagttatgTCTGTTACCCATTTTCTCATAAtttataatagtaataattccaGGTATGCTGTTTCTTTCAAAGTACAATGCATTATGCTACCAATATATCTTGGAATGTATATTGACAGACCTCTACTTGGTTTCATAAAAGAGTTAAAAGATAGAATTGACTTCAAAATTTATGACAgacaaatggaaaaataaattaaattcaaccAACCAGTCAGAGGTTCCAATGTACAGGTTTTTACCACACACATCAATACAGTCCAGCTAAATTGTAAAAGAAGGTGAACATTTATTGACATGTGAATTGTCTTATAATGGTTGTTGACAATAGTATTACCAGGTATCTGTAGTTATTGGAAATATCCCTTGTTTGGTTAGTCATCATAATTTTAGTTTCAGGTAAATACCTATTCTTTTTCTCAAGATACCCtcaattcacattttgcttaattactcAATATTtctacctcagggttcaaatgaTTTCCATTCAAgagtatgaaaaaaattctatactCTTTTTTTTGTAATGCCCCCTCTATATCTTACAAGGTTTTAATATGTCacatggctaaaaataaaggaGTCTGCagggggttttgcatttcaacaaaCATGAAGGTACCCAGATGATAACACTTATAAATTGTTCAAGGTATTCTGAGTTActttcaaataaagaaaagatGTCAACTTTTCCCATTTATATAAATCTCAGTAACAAAacctgttttcgttcctgtgatttttttttgagTGAAAACTTATGTGTCATCTTGAATACTTtctcttttatcaatttcagTTATACTTTTTCACAGTTGTATgtgcatttttatcaaaaatcgtcCAAATAACTTAAGACAGACTATACCTTGAAGTCCCAGGCATATTTGATTGcaataaattgtatatatatgcacTTGTCAAACAAGTCAACGTGCAGACTAttgtgattttaaataaaacatccCTTTGAAACAAAGCGATCGACAAGAACATGCTTAAAGCCAGCTATCATTTGAAACATGGTGAAATAAAGTACAGTATAAAAAACTATTATATCATACATATCAAACTCCCCATCATTT
This genomic window from Magallana gigas chromosome 5, xbMagGiga1.1, whole genome shotgun sequence contains:
- the LOC105322207 gene encoding transforming growth factor-beta receptor-associated protein 1; the protein is MSIKAFELVPVIERIKLMSEKAKTQLDCIDVCGKNLYIGTSDCFVVHYTIEERTQPSGKVTFHCDKIGHKYLALKKPIVQIKSASALNRIMVLCDNTISMLNMLDLEPVMGGAKIKGVNCFCFNENPQNSSPFSVEICVALRKKQLQFYTVTEDKFIHLRDVSLSEPAVELDLDSPFVCVAMTSQYSMINTDTGYEQSLFPYDNENSRPLIKRVGKEEFLLGGPSALGMFVTSDGISQRPPLQWSDNLASISYLHPYIIAMNDEFITVHSILDQQQKQTIPFQGGVYLENFDGKVFIASGRAVYSLVPVAWEKQVQALLADKRVTEALDLAKNANKSGLSRDKINKIYKRFQQQAAFIEFSQQKFEEALELFKSGETDAREVICLYPKFLPSNSSFTRCAPPLHEIADINQLCRGNEDLIMQYKDFLCSYLEEIKGTKLAVGYKQEIDVALLKLYAELNTEGLIPLISNDSGCDLNDCVEWLEKYKRFHALGLLYRLHSDHDKALGIWQKLANGDIADESFPGLPFLIDYLSNLSDHELVWKYVDWVLSKDPEAGVQIFTNRPASEPPSERMRPDTIIDYLHRFPEAVISYLEYLIFQKKLEKEKYHTHLAVLYLDSVLQLMKEPNAKKEQIDIARSKLRHMLQMSSLYRVQLILGKAKETNMHAECAILYGKLEEHDKALRILVHKLKDYGAAENYCMVNSNGKDSVVRKRLFHALLNVYLDPSYEQKDQLIKPAVELLNNNVADFDTVKVLQSLPDSWSVHIISQFLSRAVRKSMNLSRNTRIERMMSRGENLRVKQTSIELQREFVTMNDDRMCAVCNRAFSDPTFVRYPNGVVTHVHCAKNRHVCPVTGKLFSTKQS